A single region of the Elizabethkingia sp. JS20170427COW genome encodes:
- a CDS encoding SusD/RagB family nutrient-binding outer membrane lipoprotein, which yields MKKYITILATLPLLIFNSCESDLTRINENPKDPASVNPSVLLTQVARQSFPVDNSVNSALRMLVNTGEENNYQYLKWNNASFDAYKNILLNDVKMMEEAEAIQNKNYIALGKFFRALHFYNLTMKVGDIPYSEALQGETNYIRQPKYDTQEEVFAGILNELEQANQLINFVDKIEGDIVYNGNTDRWKKLINSFRLKVLITLSKKTTIGGKDIKNTFAQIVASEKLMESIEDNGQLVFFDIANSRYPNFNSSSYGSSLYMSETFLQYFKDRKDPRMFTFAEQTTSAKEKNLAITDFTSYQGGNPISPYSDNAQLIGQKIISKVNTRYYLNPTNEPSNIISYSELNFILAEAALRGWINSGTAEQYYNTAITANFDFYRKYVKNAGELFTNFDLQKYLKNDKVALSGTAEQKMEQVLTQKYMSMFHQSQWTAYYDLLRTGYPKLPIQDNKTFPKRFRYPQDEYNTNNQNLQEALKRQFAGKDDINQSPWWLN from the coding sequence ATGAAAAAATATATTACCATACTTGCAACGCTTCCTCTGTTGATTTTCAACTCTTGCGAAAGCGATCTTACCCGCATTAATGAAAACCCAAAAGACCCTGCCAGCGTAAACCCTTCGGTACTTCTCACCCAAGTTGCTAGACAGTCTTTCCCTGTCGATAACTCGGTAAATTCAGCTCTCAGAATGCTCGTTAACACTGGTGAAGAAAACAACTACCAATATCTAAAGTGGAATAACGCCTCTTTTGATGCATATAAAAACATCCTGCTCAACGATGTTAAAATGATGGAAGAAGCAGAAGCCATCCAAAACAAAAATTATATTGCTCTGGGTAAATTTTTCCGTGCTTTACATTTCTACAACCTTACCATGAAGGTGGGAGACATCCCTTATTCTGAAGCTTTACAAGGAGAAACCAATTACATCAGACAACCTAAATACGATACTCAGGAGGAGGTTTTTGCCGGCATCCTTAATGAACTAGAACAAGCCAACCAACTGATTAATTTTGTAGATAAAATTGAAGGAGATATTGTCTATAACGGAAATACAGACCGATGGAAAAAATTAATCAACTCTTTTCGACTAAAGGTATTGATTACCCTCTCCAAAAAGACCACCATTGGAGGCAAAGACATCAAGAATACTTTTGCCCAAATTGTTGCTTCCGAAAAGCTAATGGAATCTATTGAAGACAATGGCCAATTGGTATTTTTTGATATTGCAAATAGCCGCTACCCAAATTTCAACAGCAGTTCTTATGGCTCCAGTCTTTATATGTCCGAAACTTTCCTTCAATATTTTAAAGATCGTAAAGACCCAAGGATGTTCACTTTTGCGGAACAAACTACCTCTGCTAAGGAAAAAAATCTAGCCATTACAGATTTCACTTCCTACCAAGGAGGGAACCCTATTTCGCCTTACTCAGATAACGCTCAACTAATAGGTCAAAAAATAATCTCTAAAGTAAACACTAGATATTACCTTAACCCTACCAATGAGCCTAGCAATATCATTAGCTATTCTGAGCTTAACTTTATTCTTGCAGAGGCTGCGCTTAGAGGTTGGATTAACTCAGGAACCGCGGAGCAGTATTATAATACTGCCATTACTGCTAATTTCGATTTCTACAGAAAATATGTGAAGAATGCAGGTGAGTTATTTACTAATTTCGACCTTCAGAAATATCTAAAAAATGATAAAGTAGCTCTTTCAGGAACTGCTGAACAAAAAATGGAACAGGTGCTTACCCAGAAGTACATGTCGATGTTTCACCAAAGCCAATGGACAGCCTACTACGACCTTTTGCGTACAGGATATCCTAAACTGCCTATCCAGGATAATAAAACTTTCCCTAAGAGATTTAGATATCCTCAAGATGAATACAACACCAATAACCAAAATCTGCAAGAGGCTTTAAAACGCCAGTTTGCAGGCAAGGACGACATCAATCAAAGCCCTTGGTGGTTAAATTAA
- a CDS encoding SusC/RagA family TonB-linked outer membrane protein — translation MKKAILAASVVLIPLAGLSQETVKKDSLKSQEKNIDAVVITALGIGKKSKSIGYSTQEIGTKQFETVTTPSVGNLFAGQVAGLNVSNPPGMQQKPTFTLRGNSNIIIVLDGVIVDDKTFQAIDPANIENINVLKGATASALYGSRGRYGAILVTTKSAKKKGFSVDFSQNTMFTAGFINLPKTQTEYGNGSHGKYEFWDGADGGVNDGDMIWGPKFVPGRKIAQWNSPILDKVTGEVVPWYGNVAGTQYNDKSRYERVPIDWEYHDNLKTFLTPSFIFNNNFAVNYKHNKDTYRLSGNYMNFNDRIPDSKLSKYGANFSGTTYLTDKLSLTTKLGYNNTSTPNMPNYNYDPSGHMYTILIWMGGDVNGKDLKNNLWVKGREGYQQVNWNYAWYNNPWFGAKYFKNSVDTDVYTSQLGLNYEVSKDFSVKGKISYVENKTKNELKSPYSYFNYDAPRNGRYRVTNSKNINLNYDILASYNKNITDDIGITLNAGGSGFYYKYQDDITSVDGLTIPGVYSFENSANPLTKDYNIQEKLIYSAYATLDVDIYKTLFLNFSGRNDWSSTLPENNRSYFYPSASFSLLVDKIIPMPQAIDMVKLYGSWATIAYDFDPYAIRNYYSNNGGNSYNGNPYFSYPSLLNVANRIKPEKTRSFEAGINLSFLKNRINLDVAYYNTLDYNNILQFPSSQTSGFANEIVNGNKYTTNGVDISLNLIPIKTQNFQWKSLINWSKSEQKITEIYQGRDNFNNIKLGERTDSFYGYTWKKNDAGQLILDAETGLPTRADAPSYLGHFNPDWTFGFNNSFKYKNFTLNIGIDGSFGGVMESVVVEKMWWGGKHPNSTQYRDAEYDLGIYTFVPNGVNYNPTTQTYTPHTKAISFQDWAQNYPYRAMVTEEESEEFANVFDRTFIKLRSVSLEYDLSSLLNPNGMIKNLSVNLSGYNLAMWKKAKNLYSDPDYKVGRTSVGTGKNSNSSNDIQDPASRWFGVGFNLKF, via the coding sequence ATGAAGAAAGCAATACTAGCGGCGTCTGTAGTTTTAATTCCTTTGGCAGGATTAAGCCAAGAGACGGTAAAAAAGGATTCGCTAAAATCTCAAGAAAAGAATATTGATGCAGTGGTGATTACTGCTCTCGGAATTGGTAAAAAATCTAAAAGTATTGGTTACTCTACCCAAGAAATTGGTACAAAACAATTTGAGACGGTAACCACCCCTAGCGTTGGAAACCTTTTTGCTGGGCAGGTAGCTGGACTTAATGTATCCAATCCTCCTGGTATGCAACAAAAACCTACTTTTACTTTAAGAGGAAATTCCAATATCATTATCGTTCTGGATGGGGTAATTGTAGATGACAAAACTTTTCAGGCAATAGACCCTGCAAATATCGAAAACATCAACGTTTTGAAAGGAGCTACAGCTTCTGCCCTTTATGGTTCTAGAGGTAGATATGGAGCTATACTTGTTACGACAAAAAGCGCTAAGAAAAAAGGCTTTAGCGTTGATTTTTCTCAAAACACTATGTTCACGGCGGGATTCATCAACCTACCTAAAACCCAAACAGAATACGGAAATGGCTCCCATGGTAAGTATGAATTTTGGGATGGTGCTGATGGCGGAGTAAATGATGGAGATATGATCTGGGGACCTAAATTTGTCCCAGGAAGAAAAATAGCACAATGGAATAGCCCTATCTTAGATAAAGTAACGGGAGAAGTTGTGCCTTGGTATGGAAATGTAGCAGGAACTCAGTATAACGATAAATCAAGATACGAAAGAGTACCTATCGATTGGGAATATCATGATAACTTAAAAACTTTCCTAACGCCATCGTTTATCTTCAACAATAACTTTGCTGTTAACTATAAACACAATAAAGACACGTATAGATTATCAGGAAACTATATGAATTTTAATGATAGAATTCCTGATTCTAAACTTTCTAAATATGGAGCTAACTTCTCCGGAACTACTTATTTAACAGACAAGTTAAGCTTAACGACCAAGTTGGGATATAACAACACCTCTACTCCTAACATGCCTAATTACAATTATGACCCAAGTGGGCACATGTACACCATCCTTATCTGGATGGGAGGCGATGTAAACGGTAAAGACCTTAAAAATAACCTTTGGGTAAAAGGAAGAGAGGGCTACCAACAAGTCAATTGGAATTATGCTTGGTACAACAACCCTTGGTTTGGTGCAAAATACTTCAAAAACAGTGTAGATACCGATGTGTACACCTCTCAATTGGGATTAAATTATGAAGTATCTAAAGACTTTAGTGTAAAAGGAAAAATCTCTTATGTAGAAAACAAAACTAAAAATGAGCTTAAGAGTCCTTATTCCTATTTCAACTACGATGCTCCTAGAAATGGTAGATACAGAGTTACCAATTCTAAAAACATCAACTTAAATTACGACATCTTAGCTTCCTATAATAAAAACATTACGGACGATATCGGAATTACGCTGAATGCCGGAGGATCTGGATTTTACTACAAATACCAAGATGATATTACCTCTGTTGATGGCTTAACCATCCCTGGGGTTTATAGCTTCGAAAACTCTGCTAACCCTCTTACCAAAGATTACAACATCCAAGAAAAACTCATCTACAGTGCTTATGCAACTTTAGATGTCGATATCTACAAAACCTTATTCTTAAACTTTTCTGGAAGAAACGACTGGTCATCAACCCTACCAGAGAACAATAGATCTTATTTTTATCCATCAGCATCCTTTAGTTTATTGGTAGATAAAATTATCCCTATGCCTCAGGCTATTGATATGGTAAAATTATATGGATCTTGGGCAACCATTGCCTATGACTTTGATCCTTATGCTATCCGAAATTACTATAGCAACAACGGGGGAAATAGCTATAACGGAAATCCTTATTTCTCTTATCCTTCCTTGCTAAATGTTGCCAATCGTATCAAGCCAGAAAAAACGCGTTCTTTTGAAGCAGGGATTAACCTTTCTTTCTTGAAAAACCGTATTAATCTAGATGTCGCATATTACAACACTTTAGATTACAACAATATCCTACAATTCCCAAGCTCTCAAACTTCAGGATTTGCAAATGAAATTGTTAACGGAAATAAATACACTACTAACGGGGTGGATATTTCCTTGAATTTAATTCCTATCAAGACCCAAAACTTCCAATGGAAATCACTCATCAACTGGAGTAAATCAGAACAAAAAATTACTGAAATCTACCAAGGTCGTGATAACTTCAACAATATTAAATTGGGAGAAAGAACCGACAGCTTCTATGGATATACCTGGAAAAAGAACGATGCTGGACAGTTGATATTAGACGCAGAAACTGGTCTTCCGACTCGTGCTGATGCTCCTTCTTACCTAGGACACTTCAACCCCGATTGGACATTTGGTTTCAACAATAGTTTTAAATATAAAAACTTCACCCTCAATATTGGTATAGATGGTAGCTTTGGCGGGGTAATGGAATCTGTTGTTGTTGAGAAAATGTGGTGGGGAGGAAAACACCCTAATTCCACACAATATCGTGATGCAGAATATGATTTAGGAATCTACACCTTTGTTCCTAATGGAGTTAATTACAACCCTACTACCCAAACTTACACTCCTCATACCAAAGCGATTAGCTTCCAAGACTGGGCGCAAAACTACCCTTATCGAGCTATGGTAACCGAGGAAGAGAGTGAAGAATTTGCAAATGTATTCGACAGAACCTTTATCAAACTTCGTTCGGTATCTCTAGAATATGATCTTTCTTCCCTACTTAACCCTAACGGAATGATTAAAAATCTTTCGGTAAACCTCTCTGGCTATAACCTAGCGATGTGGAAAAAAGCGAAAAACTTATATTCTGACCCCGATTATAAAGTAGGACGAACCAGCGTAGGAACTGGTAAAAATTCTAACTCATCTAATGACATCCAAGATCCTGCCAGCCGTTGGTTTGGAGTAGGTTTCAACCTTAAATTTTAA
- a CDS encoding 5'-nucleotidase, lipoprotein e(P4) family, protein MKKLLWVGGMAATLFSCSVQNTSRDLVNATVWMQNAGEYKALTLQAYQLAELRLKDILQNDHTALPKAIVLDIDETVLDNSPYQAWQIKNNKEYNQKDWNAWTSLAKAEPLAGAVNFLKFAQENGVEIFYVSNRMEEEREATLKNLQDKNFPFANNEHLILKTTTSSKTERRAQLQKNYNIVLFFGDNLSDFSDVYYHNNEGKSSREKVMEDAQLFGKKYIVLPNPMYGDWETSMYKKNKNKKISNEQVKLNSLKPF, encoded by the coding sequence ATGAAGAAACTTTTATGGGTTGGCGGGATGGCAGCAACCCTCTTCTCTTGCTCGGTGCAGAATACGAGTAGAGATTTGGTGAACGCTACAGTATGGATGCAAAATGCAGGTGAATATAAGGCACTTACCTTGCAAGCTTATCAGTTGGCTGAATTAAGGCTGAAAGATATTTTACAAAACGATCATACCGCTCTTCCAAAAGCTATTGTTTTAGATATTGATGAAACGGTATTGGATAACTCTCCTTACCAAGCTTGGCAGATTAAAAATAATAAAGAGTACAACCAAAAAGATTGGAACGCTTGGACCAGTTTAGCAAAAGCAGAACCTTTAGCTGGTGCGGTAAACTTTCTTAAATTTGCTCAAGAAAATGGGGTAGAGATTTTTTATGTTTCCAATCGTATGGAGGAGGAGCGTGAGGCAACATTAAAAAATTTACAAGATAAAAACTTCCCTTTTGCCAATAATGAGCATCTGATTTTAAAGACAACAACATCTAGCAAGACAGAAAGAAGGGCTCAGCTTCAGAAAAATTACAATATCGTATTATTTTTCGGTGATAATCTGAGCGATTTCTCGGATGTATATTACCACAATAACGAGGGAAAATCTTCTCGCGAAAAGGTAATGGAGGACGCCCAATTATTTGGAAAAAAATATATAGTTTTACCTAATCCTATGTATGGCGACTGGGAAACATCCATGTATAAGAAGAATAAAAATAAAAAAATAAGCAATGAGCAAGTAAAGCTGAATAGCTTGAAGCCATTCTAA
- the queG gene encoding tRNA epoxyqueuosine(34) reductase QueG yields the protein MNLAEKHTLLIKQKAEKFGFRGCGISKADFLESEAKPLENYLNKNMNGKMQYLENYFDKRLDPRLLVEGSKSVISFSYNYYPRKILNTDDNYKLSKYAYGMDYHFIIKDILSDFVAELQEEIGEFDFRIFTDSAPVLEKAWARNSGLGWVGKNALLISKGLGSFHFLGEIICDLDLIPDPPATDHCGTCRKCIDACPTQAIEQPYVINGSKCISYATIELKGDLPESFQGKMEDWMFGCDICQDVCPWNRFAKPHNQPLFDPNESLQKFNKKEWKELTQEVFSEIFRKSAVKRTKFSGLMRNIEFVDKK from the coding sequence ATGAATTTAGCTGAAAAACATACCCTTCTTATCAAACAAAAAGCTGAAAAATTTGGCTTTAGAGGCTGTGGAATTTCTAAAGCCGACTTCCTTGAATCGGAGGCCAAGCCTTTAGAAAATTACCTTAATAAAAACATGAATGGGAAGATGCAGTATCTTGAAAACTACTTCGATAAGAGGTTGGATCCTAGATTATTGGTAGAAGGGAGCAAATCTGTTATTTCATTCTCCTATAATTACTACCCAAGGAAAATTCTGAATACCGATGACAACTATAAGCTTTCCAAATACGCTTATGGGATGGATTATCATTTTATTATCAAAGACATTCTCTCTGATTTTGTTGCTGAACTTCAAGAAGAAATTGGTGAGTTTGATTTTAGAATCTTCACGGACTCCGCACCTGTTTTAGAAAAAGCATGGGCAAGAAACTCTGGACTGGGCTGGGTAGGAAAAAACGCTTTACTTATCAGTAAAGGACTAGGCTCTTTCCATTTTCTTGGAGAGATTATTTGTGATTTAGACCTTATCCCAGACCCTCCAGCTACCGATCATTGTGGGACCTGTCGTAAATGCATAGATGCTTGCCCTACCCAAGCTATAGAACAACCCTACGTCATCAATGGAAGTAAATGTATTTCCTATGCGACTATAGAGCTAAAAGGAGACCTCCCGGAAAGCTTTCAGGGGAAAATGGAAGATTGGATGTTTGGTTGTGATATCTGCCAAGATGTTTGTCCTTGGAATAGATTTGCTAAACCACACAACCAACCTCTCTTCGACCCTAATGAATCACTTCAAAAATTCAACAAAAAAGAATGGAAAGAACTAACCCAAGAGGTATTTTCAGAAATTTTTAGAAAATCTGCGGTAAAGAGAACAAAATTTTCTGGACTCATGAGGAATATAGAATTTGTAGATAAAAAATAA
- a CDS encoding rhodanese-like domain-containing protein, which translates to MIEEVLKAGGYHLIDVREEMELEMDGAINGAVNIPLGEIAERKDEIMNLDGNIIFFCRSGNRSGKALEFFKNEGLTNIYNGGGYQDVAQALENVL; encoded by the coding sequence ATGATAGAAGAAGTTTTAAAAGCTGGTGGTTACCACTTAATCGACGTTCGTGAGGAAATGGAACTTGAAATGGACGGAGCCATCAATGGAGCGGTTAATATTCCATTAGGAGAAATTGCAGAACGCAAAGACGAAATCATGAACCTTGATGGAAATATTATTTTCTTTTGCAGATCTGGAAACCGCTCAGGGAAAGCTCTTGAGTTTTTTAAGAATGAAGGGCTTACCAATATTTATAACGGAGGAGGCTACCAAGATGTAGCTCAGGCGTTAGAAAACGTATTGTAA
- a CDS encoding DUF2723 domain-containing protein has translation MKEWTFKKLNNVIGWVVFAIALVTYLSTVEPNLSFWDCGEYISAAVKLEVTHAPGAALFQLVGAALAIFAVGKGSLYSLVINSSSALYSAFTILFLFWTITHLVRRVLQKEAQDLSTAERVGFLFSGAIGALAFTFSDTFWFSAVEGEVYAMASMFIAIILWLICKYEEEHSQEASYRWIILIFFITGLSLGVHMMCMLAIPAVCFIYYTRNYQFTWKNFILANIITLIILGLVFKGVFPFIMTMFAKSEIALVNGLGLPFNSGTIFAFIVLVLVSYFLINFARKRKNPLYQTVALSLVFMVIGFSCWMVIPIRAKANPAINLNDPDNAVGMLDYYNRVQYGDWPTSYGQSYTAYLDYDGIQKTEDGAYKTKKTGDIYEKDEKTGRYVKVGERNDYVYSENHVGFFPRMFSSDKSIIPNFISMYGAPDFTFNYDNPDVADNPEAHKVFDELRKKFENGSIKYEDYMQAKAYNLIHVKKPSFKQNFDYFFSFQNGYYFVRYLLWNYAGRQNDMEGHMENTNGNWISGFSFIDNALYGDQAKMPAAFNNESTVKFFFLPLLLGLVGFFFQLNKDFGRFYAILSLFIITSTGIIYYTGVKPFEPRERDYAMVGSFYAFAIWIGLGAAAIFYFLNTKVKNTKANALVGIILLGIPFMMGFQNYRPHDRSHKYAAYDYAYSFLDSLPKQSIMITYGDNDTYPVWGLQQTEGFRTDVRVAHQALLTTPWFISQMMRKVDQSEKLPLTLSYDYYKEGVNDQVYLMDKSVWESIFKSIEEQGAPETALASFRKYLTQDSMTVKEAVQFLKMKSEDKTQILQMIFPGNDYDKLNFLPVSKFVLPVNIENAVKSGTISRQDAANAVKEIIIDYKDSSLMKNNVFLLDLLATFDWKRPINFSVGGTYDPANIFYLNDYLQYDGFSYRLVPIKTPEALDPRGDTGRVDAENLYNTVKKYRWGNFKDLYNHYDETATQNIYSYRTASSRAAQALAKKGEFKKALEVLDLASSEIPASKYNDPRSLSEIIYGYIVAGNEKKAFALADQVKKNIMSDYEYYTSLNPEQQKYVKQQMGIQPYYYSMVVGSIADAYTARGEKEKGYQYLVNSIAPIDKKFNTFIDRLKQLGKDKAYEESEKVQQITPFYQYLFEVMKPYDSTYGTEKMNQITSKVIEATQ, from the coding sequence ATGAAAGAATGGACATTTAAGAAATTAAATAATGTTATCGGGTGGGTGGTTTTCGCCATTGCTTTGGTAACTTATTTATCTACTGTAGAGCCTAATCTTAGTTTTTGGGATTGTGGAGAGTATATTTCCGCTGCTGTAAAATTAGAAGTTACCCACGCACCAGGAGCGGCTTTGTTCCAATTAGTGGGAGCGGCATTGGCGATTTTTGCTGTTGGGAAAGGAAGTTTATACTCCTTGGTTATCAACTCTTCATCGGCATTGTATAGTGCTTTTACCATTTTATTTTTATTTTGGACAATTACCCATTTGGTAAGAAGAGTACTTCAAAAAGAAGCACAAGACCTTAGTACTGCAGAGAGAGTAGGATTTTTATTTTCTGGAGCTATAGGAGCTTTAGCTTTTACCTTTAGTGATACTTTTTGGTTTTCAGCTGTGGAAGGGGAGGTATATGCAATGGCAAGTATGTTCATTGCAATTATTCTATGGCTGATATGCAAATACGAAGAAGAGCACAGCCAAGAAGCTAGCTATCGATGGATTATCCTTATCTTTTTTATTACGGGACTTTCCTTAGGTGTTCATATGATGTGTATGCTAGCAATACCAGCAGTATGCTTCATTTATTATACAAGAAATTATCAGTTTACTTGGAAGAATTTTATTCTGGCAAATATCATTACCTTAATTATTTTAGGGTTAGTCTTTAAAGGTGTTTTCCCTTTTATTATGACGATGTTTGCTAAATCTGAAATTGCTTTGGTAAATGGTTTAGGTTTACCATTTAACTCAGGGACTATTTTTGCATTTATCGTTTTGGTATTGGTTTCTTATTTCTTAATCAATTTTGCAAGAAAAAGAAAAAATCCATTATACCAAACGGTAGCTCTTAGTTTGGTATTTATGGTAATAGGTTTCTCTTGTTGGATGGTAATCCCTATTCGTGCGAAAGCAAATCCTGCGATTAACTTGAATGACCCTGACAATGCTGTAGGGATGTTGGATTACTACAACCGTGTACAGTATGGAGATTGGCCAACATCTTATGGGCAGAGTTATACAGCTTATTTAGATTATGATGGCATCCAAAAGACTGAAGACGGAGCTTATAAAACGAAAAAAACTGGGGATATCTACGAGAAAGATGAAAAAACAGGTAGATATGTAAAAGTAGGTGAGCGTAATGATTATGTATATAGTGAAAACCACGTAGGATTTTTCCCAAGGATGTTTAGTAGTGATAAATCGATTATCCCGAATTTCATTTCGATGTATGGAGCTCCTGATTTTACTTTTAACTACGATAATCCAGATGTTGCAGACAACCCAGAAGCTCACAAGGTTTTTGATGAGCTGAGAAAGAAATTTGAAAATGGAAGCATCAAGTATGAAGATTATATGCAAGCCAAAGCTTATAATTTGATACATGTGAAAAAGCCAAGCTTCAAACAAAATTTTGATTATTTCTTCTCTTTTCAAAATGGATATTACTTTGTAAGATATCTACTTTGGAACTATGCTGGAAGGCAAAATGATATGGAAGGCCACATGGAAAATACCAATGGTAACTGGATTAGTGGTTTTTCATTTATCGATAATGCATTGTATGGAGATCAGGCAAAAATGCCTGCAGCCTTTAATAATGAATCTACAGTGAAGTTTTTCTTCCTTCCTTTACTTTTAGGTTTGGTAGGATTCTTCTTCCAATTGAATAAAGACTTTGGTAGATTTTACGCGATACTTTCTTTATTTATCATTACCAGTACCGGGATTATCTATTACACAGGGGTAAAACCTTTCGAGCCTAGAGAAAGAGATTACGCGATGGTAGGTTCTTTCTATGCCTTTGCTATTTGGATAGGACTTGGTGCTGCTGCGATATTCTATTTTTTAAATACAAAAGTTAAAAATACCAAAGCCAATGCATTGGTAGGAATAATCCTTTTAGGAATTCCTTTTATGATGGGATTCCAAAATTATCGCCCTCACGATAGAAGTCATAAATACGCCGCTTACGACTATGCTTATTCTTTCTTAGATAGCCTTCCTAAGCAAAGTATTATGATAACTTATGGGGATAATGATACCTATCCAGTATGGGGATTACAGCAGACTGAAGGTTTCCGTACCGATGTTAGGGTTGCCCACCAGGCTTTGCTTACCACTCCTTGGTTTATCAGCCAAATGATGAGAAAGGTAGATCAATCCGAGAAATTGCCACTTACACTTTCTTATGACTATTACAAAGAAGGAGTAAATGACCAAGTGTACCTCATGGATAAGAGCGTTTGGGAAAGTATCTTTAAAAGCATAGAAGAGCAAGGAGCACCAGAAACAGCTTTGGCATCGTTTAGGAAATATCTTACTCAAGATTCGATGACGGTGAAAGAAGCGGTTCAGTTCTTGAAAATGAAATCTGAAGATAAAACCCAAATCCTTCAAATGATTTTTCCAGGAAATGATTACGATAAATTGAATTTCCTACCTGTAAGCAAATTTGTTCTTCCTGTTAATATAGAAAATGCAGTAAAATCTGGAACTATTTCTCGCCAAGATGCAGCAAATGCAGTAAAAGAAATTATTATTGATTACAAAGACAGCTCTTTGATGAAGAATAATGTATTCTTACTAGATTTATTGGCAACTTTCGATTGGAAGCGTCCGATTAACTTCTCCGTAGGAGGTACTTATGATCCTGCAAATATCTTCTACCTGAACGATTATTTGCAATATGATGGTTTCTCTTATCGCTTAGTTCCTATCAAGACTCCAGAAGCTTTAGATCCTAGAGGCGATACAGGAAGAGTAGATGCTGAAAATCTTTATAATACAGTGAAAAAATATCGTTGGGGTAATTTTAAAGATTTGTACAATCACTACGATGAAACAGCTACTCAGAATATCTATAGCTATAGAACAGCAAGCTCCAGAGCAGCTCAAGCTTTAGCGAAGAAAGGCGAGTTTAAAAAAGCCTTAGAAGTTTTAGATTTGGCATCTTCTGAAATTCCTGCTTCAAAATACAATGATCCAAGATCGCTTAGCGAGATTATCTATGGATATATTGTGGCAGGAAATGAGAAAAAAGCATTTGCTTTGGCCGATCAGGTGAAGAAAAATATCATGTCCGACTATGAGTATTATACAAGTCTAAATCCAGAGCAGCAGAAGTATGTAAAACAACAAATGGGCATTCAGCCTTATTATTACTCGATGGTAGTAGGCAGCATTGCGGACGCTTACACTGCAAGAGGGGAAAAAGAAAAAGGATATCAGTACTTAGTAAATTCCATAGCGCCTATTGATAAAAAATTCAATACCTTTATCGATAGATTAAAGCAATTAGGAAAGGATAAGGCTTACGAAGAGTCGGAAAAAGTACAACAGATTACGCCTTTTTATCAATATTTATTTGAAGTAATGAAACCTTATGATTCAACTTACGGAACCGAAAAGATGAATCAGATTACTTCCAAAGTAATTGAAGCAACCCAGTAA
- the murI gene encoding glutamate racemase, whose amino-acid sequence MKKSKTYDTKSLSAKQPIGIFDSGVGGLTVAKEIKKVMPHEDIIYFGDTKHLPYGEKSKEAIIGYCKQITRFLMGQNCKAIVVACNTATANALKEISEEIHGQAFLFDVIHPVAEKVAFSLHQNIGVIATKATVGTGLYKKTIRKHNKFLQVHELATPLLVPAIEEGFIYHPITKAILANYLSDKKLNHIDTLILGCTHYPLLTKEIKQYYEDKVNVIDSPAIVANQVKFILEQNQLLNDKNHLPEYKFYLSDITKNFQKISKKFFGNKISLELKNLDKK is encoded by the coding sequence ATGAAAAAATCCAAAACCTACGACACTAAAAGCCTAAGTGCCAAGCAACCTATCGGGATTTTCGATTCTGGTGTTGGTGGGCTTACCGTAGCTAAAGAAATAAAAAAGGTAATGCCACATGAAGATATCATCTACTTCGGCGATACCAAACATTTGCCTTATGGCGAAAAATCTAAAGAAGCGATTATTGGCTATTGTAAGCAGATTACTCGCTTCCTCATGGGGCAAAACTGTAAAGCTATTGTAGTAGCATGTAATACCGCAACGGCCAATGCTCTAAAGGAAATTAGTGAAGAAATCCATGGGCAGGCTTTCCTTTTTGATGTTATCCATCCCGTTGCTGAGAAAGTAGCCTTTTCCTTGCACCAAAATATCGGGGTTATCGCTACTAAAGCTACCGTAGGAACAGGATTATACAAAAAGACTATCCGCAAGCATAACAAATTTCTTCAGGTTCATGAATTGGCAACACCACTTTTGGTTCCCGCTATTGAAGAAGGTTTTATCTACCACCCTATTACCAAAGCTATCTTAGCCAACTATCTTTCTGATAAAAAGCTGAATCATATCGACACTCTTATTTTAGGTTGCACCCACTATCCTTTGTTAACCAAAGAGATTAAACAATACTATGAAGATAAGGTAAACGTTATTGATTCTCCAGCTATTGTAGCCAACCAAGTAAAATTTATCCTAGAGCAAAACCAACTCCTAAACGATAAAAACCATCTTCCGGAGTACAAATTCTACCTTTCGGATATTACAAAGAATTTCCAAAAAATATCTAAAAAATTCTTTGGAAACAAGATTAGTTTAGAACTTAAAAATTTAGATAAAAAATAA